A region from the Silene latifolia isolate original U9 population chromosome 7, ASM4854445v1, whole genome shotgun sequence genome encodes:
- the LOC141592105 gene encoding uncharacterized protein LOC141592105 encodes MSSNKRLTDPFNEKVRVRIFGLSSGSNSSISGSEHEGEYGLVSPSPSPSPCLSYLVQNFLEDEEPSESNNNHNTDTKLTRASSSDSDSDEILRSDPTALINEVINPMVYNNADCFRNKLVAQVTKATEIFSFFRKSNKAMFHRNLMAYLREIGYDAGVCKTNWTSSGNLKAGNYEFLDVISPETRIRYIIDTEFSGEFEIARESPSYEKLRKSLPRVFVAKPDDTKTIVRLMCDEARRSMKISGLSLPPWRKNRYMQMKWFGPYRRSTSHFAAAPMVVSKAAVSGFPVKCRAVGFEIAGDSGLFMFPPVTRTR; translated from the coding sequence atgtcgAGTAATAAGCGGTTAACCGATCCGTTTAACGAGAAAGTCCGAGTGAGGATATTCGGGTTAAGTAGTGGTAGTAACAGTAGTATTAGCGGAAGCGAACACGAAGGTGAATACGGCCTCGTATCACCTTCGCCATCGCCTTCGCCTTGCTTATCATACCTAGTCCAGAATTTTCTGGAAGACGAGGAACCGAGCGagtcgaataacaaccataacaCGGACACGAAGCTGACTCGAGCGAGCTCGTCCGATTCTGACTCGGACGAAATACTCCGATCAGATCCGACGGCGTTAATTAACGAGGTGATTAATCCAATGGTGTATAACAATGCGGATTGTTTTCGTAATAAGCTTGTAGCTCAAGTTACTAAAGCGACGGAAATATTTTCGTTTTTTAGAAAGAGTAACAAAGCGATGTTTCATCGCAATTTAATGGCGTACCTTCGAGAAATCGGTTACGACGCCGGCGTGTGTAAAACTAACTGGACATCTTCCGGTAACCTAAAAGCCGGAAATTACGAGTTTCTCGACGTTATATCGCCGGAAACTCGCATCAGATACATTATCGACACCGAGTTTTCCGGCGAGTTTGAGATCGCTCGCGAGTCCCCGAGTTACGAGAAATTGAGAAAATCATTACCGCGAGTTTTCGTCGCTAAACCTGACGATACGAAAACAATCGTACGATTGATGTGCGATGAAGCGCGAAGATCGATGAAGATCAGCGGTTTATCGTTACCGCCATGGAGGAAGAATAGATATATGCAGATGAAGTGGTTCGGTCCGTACCGTAGGAGTACTAGTCATTTTGCGGCGGCGCCGATGGTTGTTTCTAAGGCGGCGGTGAGTGGTTTTCCGGTGAAATGTAGGGCGGTAGGGTTTGAAATCGCCGGAGATAGCGGTCTGTTTATGTTTCCTCCGGTGACTAGGACAAGATAG